Within the Streptomyces vilmorinianum genome, the region GCCGGTATCTGGATCGACCTGGGCGATCACGCGCTTGCGGACACCCGTCCCGAGTCCGACGCCTTGTGCCGCGCCATGGCGGCGACTCCGGGGCCAGTCGTCTGCCTTGTCGACGATCTGGACCGTCTCAACCGCGCGGCGGGCCACAGAGCGGTCATGCGACGCCGCGTTGCCGCGGCCGGCCTGTTAACCGAACCAACTCGGCTGTCTTCGCAGGTCAGGACGGGTATCTGCTAGCTTCCCGATGTGCTTGATGAGCAGCGGTCCGGAAGGGACCTGAGGAACTTCGTCCTGCCCGAGTTAGGCCAGCTACTGCTCTACCTCAAGGAGCTGATGGCGAGGGACAGCTCGCCGTTGACGCCACGTTCGTACGGCATGGATCTGCTGCGCTGGTTCCGGTTCTTATGGGCGCTCGGGATCGAGTGGGACCGTGCGACCCGGGAAGACGCCCGGGACTTCATGTTGTGGATGAAGGTGGCGGACAAGCCGAAGCGCATCCATTGGCGCCATCGCGGCAAGGCTCTCTCCGAGGTCCCGTCGCCTCGCAGTGACAGGCCGGCACCAGGTACGCCGAATCCGGTGACTGGAAAGCACACGGTCGGGACCAAGTACTCGCCGGCAACCCGGGCTCATTGCGAGACGGTGCTTCGGGAGTTCTACAACTTCCATCTGGAATGAAAACACCGGTTCGTTGCTGGTGAATCCCTTCCCGTTGGTCCGTGGGCGCCGCTTGCCCCAGCTCCGGACACAGCGTGATGGTGAGAAGAAGCACCGCAACCGACGCACGGGCCTCTACCGGCCCACCGTTCCGCAGCGGGTCCCGCGGCGGATTCCCGACGAGATGTACACCAAGGTCTTCGCCGGGCTCCGTTCTCATCGTGACCGCGCCTTGCCGGCCTTCTGGGTCGCCACTGGCGCCCGCGCCGAGGAACTGCTCACGGTCAAGCAGGGCGGAGCGGTTGTCGGCGAGCAGACCGTCAGTGTGATCCGCAAGGGCACCCGCGACTACCAGGACCCGGCCGCAACCTGGACGCGTTCGTCTGGCTGCGGCTCTACCAAGAGTCCGCCTGGAAGAAGGGCGTCCCCCGGGGCCGTCACCATCCGCTGTGGTGGACGCTGCGGCGCCCATGGCGGCCGCTGGAATACGACGCGGCGCGCATGATGTTCAACCGCGCCAACGATCTCCTGGGCGCCAACTGGACCCTTCACGATCTGCGGCACACGGCGACGTTCCTCATGCTCGATGACCCGAACATGCCGCCGGTCTACGTGCAAAAGATCCTCGGCCGCAAGTACCTGTCGACCCTGGACATTTACAAGCGTCCGAACAGGGGCGACGTCATCAGAGCCGGCCTCGCCCACCACGCCCGTCAGGAGAAGCCAGCCCAACTCGACGCCCAGATCTCCCGCAAGCAGGAGTCTGTCGACCTAGGCATTCCTACCTTCCGGGAGATCGTTGCTCGCACCACTGCGGCGGCCACCCCGCCGGAGCCTGCGTGACTGATGAGGATCTGTGACATCGGCCAGTGCCGCTCTTCGCTCCCTGCTTGATTGCCGGAGGCAACGGTGGCCGGGGTCGCCCGTGCTGTGTCGGGTGCTGGTGCCGGTGTCGGCGTACGGGCTTATCTCCTCAGCCCGATACGAGCGAACGTCCTCGGCTGCCTGGCTGCCGCATGGCCGGGGCCAGCCGGATAGCCAGCCAGCCTCAGGACAGGGCGGTTGGACAAGGGTGGGGCGTAGCCCCGTCGTGCAGCGACGTCCGGTTGTTGGCGTACACGCTGAACTGCGGGCGCGAAGGAACCGGGTTGCGAGACGGTCGAAAGCTGCGGTCGAATCGGGCCGCCTGTGCATCTGCCGCCCGGGCAGGGAGGGATCGGTTCATGGACGAGACGACAGCGCTGGACAACGTGCTGCAACAGGCACATGTGGTTCAGGTCAGCTCGGTGAACGGGGTCGGGGCCGGCGGGGAAATCCGGGTGGATCTCTCCGATCCGGCGGAGTCGGCCCAGCTCAGGACGGCCATGGCCGTGGAGTCGCTGCCCGGGTTCCACTGCATGTGCCTCGGGGACGTCCGCTTCGAGGTGTTCGACCCGCCCGGTGAGCGGCTTGCAGCCGTCGTCCTGCACCACGGGGCGACACTGAGGTGGGAGGCGTGGGAGAGCGACGTCGTCCTCGCTGACGGCCGCCTGCTCCTGGCCTGGCTGGACGGGCACGGCATGCCTGGCCCCATGCAGCAGTTCGAGGCCGCCCGGCTACGGGCACAGAAAGGGACCGAAGAGGAGCGCAACTGGCTGGCTGCGATGCCCGCCGGGCTGGAAGGGCTCGCCGACCGGATCCTCGGCCTCTCCCGCACCGGCGGCAGTCCCTCCCCCGCATTGCTCGCGGAACTCACAGACCAACTGCACCTGATGTTCCCCGACCCGGTGGAGCGGGTGCTGGCCCTGCTCAACTGGTGCGGATCCGGTGGCGGCCGCTGCTCCGGATACCCAGTCCACGAGGGCGTGCCCGGCGAGCTGCTCGGCAGGATGCCGATCGCCGACCTGCTCGCCGCCCTGGCCGACCCGCGGGCCGAGGAGCGGCACGACGCCGGGGCCGTGCGCCATCTGGTGGGCTGGAAGACCCGCCCACGCCAGAAGCGGGACGTCGCCCGCCTACCCGAACCGCTCCGCGTCCGTCTGCTGGCGCACGCCCGCCGCTGTGGAGACTCCGACAAACAGGTCCGCGCCGAACGGTGGTTGGGACCCCCGCGGGCCTGAGAAGTCGGGCGACCCTGGCTGTGGGGACGTGTCGCTGTACCTCACTGGCCACGTTCAGGTATACGCCGACAGCCGGCCCTCGCCCGGAATCAGCGTCGTGAAATCATCCAGCGATGACTGAACCGAGCAGCGACGACGGCCGGACCTTCCGGCGCGAGACCGAGCGGGTCGTCAACGAGATCGCCCAGGGGCTCCGCACGTTGGACGCTGGTGTGAGGTGGTTCTCCGACCTCGCCCCGACACGCCAGCAGATGGTTCTACAGGAAGTCGCTGGCTATGCGATGCAGGCGCACACTACAGCTGCGGACGGCCGTGCGGGGGTGGCGCGGTCTGGTGTGAAGCCCACGGCTAACCCCTCGGTCATGATCTGCATGGACCCGCCCCGCTACGGGTTCGCGGGCCTGCCCTCCGCCGAACACGTCAAGGCGTTCCGCGTCCTCGTTTCCGTGTTCGCCGTTGCGGACACTCGCCGCCGCGAGAGGTACTGCAAATGCGCCTGCGGACATGCATGGCACAACCTGCCGGCGGCGACCGAGCGGCCGTAGCATCGGCCGTTCCAGCTCGGGCTGGGCTGGTTATCGAGCGGTCCCTCCTGAGTGACATCCGTTCGCAGGTCAGCGTTGCGGGTGGGGAGAAGTGTGAGCAGGCCTGGGAAACCTCTGAGTATCGGGTGGGGAATTCAACGGGCCTCATCATCTCCCTGTCGTCCAAGTACGGAACGCCCCTGGTAGTTCGGAGAAGGTGGGTACTGCGCGACGACGTCCGGTGACAGCGACCGCGCGGACGGCCTCGCACGGCCGGCTGCCAGGGCCGACACTCCCTCCGAAGCCCTGGACAACCTGCTATGGCTTCAGGAGTCCCGTGAGGCCCGTGAACGTGACCGCCAGGCGCACAGCTGAGTTCGTACGCCCACGAGGGCTCGTGCGCCGGGGATGGCCCCAGGTCCGCTGACTGAGCGCTTCACGTTCCCGGGCACCGCCGGTGACTCGTCGGCTGTGAAATCCACGAGCCGTTTCGGTCACGGCCCAGGCAGGATGCCCTCCGTGAACCATGTCCTGTGCGGCCTCGCTGCCAATGCCGCTCTGCCGTCCGAGCTGGTCGACCGGCTGATCGCGGTCGCGGATGCCGACATCGCCGCAAGCCTCGCCGGCCGCGCGGACCTCAGCCGTGCGCAGGCGGTCGCGTTGGTCTCGCGCGTCGAGGAGAGCGCTGTACAGCTTGTGTACGAGGGCCGGCTGACCGCCGCCGATGTTGATCCGGCGGCACACCCGGACGCCGCCCTCGCCCTGCTCGACGAGCGCTCCGGCAGACCGGAGTGGGCGCGGCTGTTCGCGGTGGATCCGGTCCTTGAGCACCGGGAGAAGCTGGCCGCCTGCTCCGGTCTCCCGGCCGATGTGGTGGAGACGGCTCGCCGCGGACTCGGACGTACGCGTCGTCGCGGAGCTCGCGTTGTGGACCACGCCGGACGTCGCCGCCCGGCTTGCGGGGCATCCGCACGCCGAGGTCCGCCGTGCGGTGGCGGCCAACGAGGCGACGCCCCCGGCCGTACTGGCGGCGCTGATCACCGGCGAGGGGCTGCCTCCCGCCCAGCGGTGCCTGGTCTGCGACCGAGAGAAGACGCCGTTCGCGCACGACCCTCACTGCCAGAGGCTCGACTGCGATCTGCTGCCGGGTGCCTTCTGCGACGGCTCCCACGGGTCCACCGTGCTCGACCTGCAGCAGGCGGCACTGCGGAACCCCGCCACACCGACCGAAGCCGTCGTCGGTTTCGCCGACCACCCTTCCACGCTGCTGCGCTGGGCAGTCGCCGCACGCCCCGACCTGCCCTTGGAAGTGAGCGGACGGCTCGCCCTGGATTCCAATCCCGGTGTCCGAGCCGACCTCGCCGAGAATCCCGCGATCGACGACGCCCTGATCCGCGCGCTGGCCGGCGACCGTGGCGACGATGTGCGGCGCGGGCTCGCGCACAACCCGAACGTGCCACTCGACGTGCTCATCCAACTGGCCGGCACCACCAAGATCGGCGCCACCCTGCTGCCGCGCATCGCCACCGCCTCTCCCGCCGAGGTCGAG harbors:
- a CDS encoding site-specific integrase, whose amino-acid sequence is MLDEQRSGRDLRNFVLPELGQLLLYLKELMARDSSPLTPRSYGMDLLRWFRFLWALGIEWDRATREDARDFMLWMKVADKPKRIHWRHRGKALSEVPSPRSDRPAPGTPNPVTGKHTVGTKYSPATRAHCETVLREFYNFHLE
- a CDS encoding site-specific integrase → MMFNRANDLLGANWTLHDLRHTATFLMLDDPNMPPVYVQKILGRKYLSTLDIYKRPNRGDVIRAGLAHHARQEKPAQLDAQISRKQESVDLGIPTFREIVARTTAAATPPEPA
- a CDS encoding DUF5958 family protein; amino-acid sequence: MTEPSSDDGRTFRRETERVVNEIAQGLRTLDAGVRWFSDLAPTRQQMVLQEVAGYAMQAHTTAADGRAGVARSGVKPTANPSVMICMDPPRYGFAGLPSAEHVKAFRVLVSVFAVADTRRRERYCKCACGHAWHNLPAATERP